GACGGTGCTGGCCACCATCCTGGCCGCCGTCTTCACGGTGCTGACGGTGTGGGTGGACCAGAACAACACCTCGCTCTTCGTCTTCAACACGGTGGTGGCGGCCTTCGTGGTGCTCATCCTGCTGGAGCCCTTGAGGGTGAAGGTGGAGGAGCAGGTGGTGGCCATCTTCTTCCGCGAGCGCTTCGAGCTGCTGCGGGTGCTGGGCAACGCTCGGGCGCGGATGGCGGGCGTCATTGAAATCTCCGAGCTGGCGCGGATGGTGCTGGATGCGCTGCACGAGTCGGGGCGGATCACCCATGCCTCGCTGTACCTGCTGGCGGAGGACAGGCCGGGCTACCGGCTGCTGGACGCGCGGGGACCGGCGCCGGTGAACTTCCTGGACACGGGCGCGGCCAGGGGCGTGCTGTTCGCGGTGGCGTCGGGACAGAAGGCGGTGCTGCTGGAGAACGTGGAGCGGCGCATCGCGGTGCTGCGGCAGCAGGCGGTGGAGGGCAAGCGCTTCCGGGACGAGCTCAAGCGGCTCAACGACACGCGCGCGGCGCTGTTGCAGATGAAGGGCGGCATCACCGTGCCGCTGCTGGGCAATGACCGGGTCATCGGCTTCCTCAACATGTGGGACGAGCGGGTGCCGGAGGCATACGCCTCGGACGAGATCGCCCTCATCCTGGAGGTGGCCGAGCGGCTGGCGACGGCGCTGGAGAACTCGAAGCTGTACGAGAAGATCCGCGAGCGGGATCGCCTGGCGGCCCTGGGTGAGATGGCGGCGGGCCTGGCACATGAGATCCGCAATCCGCTGGGGGCCATCAAGGGCGCGGCGCAGTGCCTGGATCCGAAGCGGCTGCCGGGGGAGGAAGGCGAGTTCCTGGAGGTGATCGTCGAGGAGGTGAACCGCCTGAACGGGGTGGTGTCGGCGTTCCTCGACTACGCGCGGCCGCTGAAGCAGACGTTCGGGCCCACGGACCTCAACGAGGTGGTGACGCGAACGGTGCGGCTCATCCAGAACGCGATGCCGCCGGGCATCGAGCTCAAGGTGGAGCAGGAGGAGTCCCTGCCACGGGTGGAGGCGGACGCGGAGCAGCTCAAGCAGGTGCTGATCAACCTGGTGCAGAACGCGATGCAGGCGATGACCGACACCGGGGGCACCATCACCGTGAAGACGGTGCGGCCGGATCGCTTCACGGACTTCCGCTCGGCGGGGGATTCGTTCGTGGAGCTGCACGTGACGGACACGGGCCCGGGGATTCCGCAGGAGCAGCAGCAGCACATCTTCGTGCCCTTCTACACGACGAAGCAGAAGGGCACGGGACTGGGACTGGCCATCTGCCAGCGCATCGTGAAGAACCACGGCGGGACGCTGTCGGTGCAGAGCAAGCCGGGCGAGGGCGCCACGTTCATCATCCGCCTGCCCGCGCCGCCGTCCGAGCCGCTCCCACTGCCGGAGCCCGTGCTCATGGATGGAACGCCCTTCCCCACCACGAGGCCCACTGAAGGCAAGATGGCCGAGGGCGGCCTTCCGGACGGCGGCACGCCGCCGCCCAAACCCGAGCGCAAGCCGAAGCGCGACAAGAAGCGCCGCACGGGCTGAGGGGGAGTTCTCGGGAGACCGTGGATCGCCAGACACTTGCTACTCGGCTGAATGCCGGGCGCGAGCCCTGGGCTTCTTGCGGCGTTTGGGCCCCGCCACAAGCCCCTTCTCAGAGTCAAGACCAGCGAAGCGTCGGGCCCGCGTCAGCGCGCTGTTGATCTCCTCCCACAGTGCTGGATGGTACTTCTGACCACGCGTCCGCCGCTCGATATCCATGATGAGCTCGGCCGTCTTTCGCACTCCCGCGACAGACCCCTTGGATGCCTTCGCCGACATGACACACGCCAGAAGGCGGCCATCCATTGTGGAGAAGCCAAGCTTCTCCAACCGCCGCAGGTAGGGTGAGAACAATCTCCAGGGACCCTCACTGGTCACCATGACGAGATCCTCTGCGATTCGCCTCCGCGCCTCCCGCTTCTCGAACGCGGTACCTACATCCTTGAGGCGCCGCCTCTCGAACAGTTTGTACGCACGAACCTTCTCGGCCATGGGCGCATTTCGGAGCAAGACAAAGAGGCGCTCCCGCTCTTGAGCCCAGCGGAGTGACCGTTCCCGCTCCTCCTGCGTCAAATCCCGGGGCATGGAATCCTCACCTGATTCCAGTTGTAGATCGCCTCTGGCCAGAAACCATGAACCTTGCAGTAAGCCATGCAGGTTCCGCAGATGGACTGGTCATAGACACGGCCTGGCTTGGTATCACCGCCCGCCTCCACACACCTGTTGTAATAGTCCTCGCACCGATCCTTCGTGTCCTGCTCCGGCGCTCCAGACTCACCCGTAGCGGGCTGCTTGCCCGTACCGGGTGGCATGACTGGTCCGGGGCCTTGAGGTCTGGGCGCCTTGGGTGCCACCCCCAACTGCTCACAGGCCGCTGCCGATCCGTTCTTGCACGCGCAATCCAGTGTGCTCGCACAGTCTGGGCCAGGTCCGGGTCCCACGGACTGATGCAACTGCCGCGGACCGATGCCAGCACAGCCCACGAGACAGAGGCACGTCAGGAGCAGCCAGACGAAGGAGTGCATTCCTCCATCCAAGCACCCACGTCCTTCCCGAATGCACAGCCCACACAGCCCACCGTCCACCACCCGACTTGGACGGCTTCGTGAGCAGCGAATGTCCTACTGGAGGAACTTCCACGCCACGAGCGAGCAGAAGCCCCCGTAGTAGAGCACCGCACTGGCGATCTCCACGAACCGCCGCACGCCCCTCGCACTCCGTGGGGAGAGCCACGCCCCCGTGAAGGCCACCAGCTCGGCCAGGACGCGCCAGATGCTCGCGAACAGCACCAGCAGCGCGGTGAAGTAGGTCCAGTACGTGAAGAAGCTCCACAGGTACGGACCCAGCCCGTACATCTGGTACTGCGCGAACGGCCCACCGTAGGTGATGCGCTGGTTGAGCTGGAACATGATGACGGCGGGCACCAACGGGAACAGCACGAACTTGAGCGCCAGGCCGTACCAGCGCCGGCGGATGACCGTGGCCCGGGCGTGCTCGAAGGCCGTGAGTGGGTGCTCCACCTCCGTCCCCATCGCTTGCAGCACCGGCAGTGGATCCGCCACCTGCAACGCGTACTGGAAGTCTCGCCCCGACTTCATCCGCAGCGACAGGCCCGCCCCCGGCAGCGGCAGCCGCCACACGCGGGCGGACTCCACCGAGGTGACGGGGAGCTCGAACCGATCACCCCGGCGCTCCAACACGAACTGTGACGGCTCGACGGAGAAGGTCGCGGCGGTGAGCCACCGGATGAGCCGGGTGAGGCCAAACAGGGCCAGCGCGCTCAGGGCGAGCCAGCCCGCCAGTGCCGGAGGCCTGGGGTTCATCGCCCCCGTGAAGGTGCCAACGACGATGAGCGCCGAGGCACACAGGATGTCCGCCGTCATCAGCACCTGGAGCAAGGCGCTGACGAGTCGCAGGGCGAGCGGGTAGGCGTGGACCTGGAAGCTCAGGGCTACGGGTGCATCGGCGGCAGGCATGGGGCTCATGGGGGAACGGATTGCCCGGGCGGCAGGGGGCCCGTAGCATACGAGTCCCGGAGAACAGGGGCGAGAATGGGTTCGCAGCATCCCGAGTACGAGCGGCACGTCGACAATGACGGCGTGACACGCATCCAGCGGAAGCGCACCGGCAGCGGCATGTGGATCGTCGGGCTGGGGCTCGGCTTCACCATCGTCTGTCTGCTCTTGAGTGCCTGGCTCGTGGCCTCGCCAGCTCCCGTGCCCACCACTCCCGAGCCCGAGCCCGTGAGGCTCGCGCAGGGTGCACCCGCGCCCTCCCCCACTCCGTCCCGTCCCGCCCCGAAAGCGGCCCCGCGGCCCCAGAACGTCCCGGCCCAGCCGTCCGAGCCCGCTCCCCAGGAGGAGCCCGTGGTACAGGACGCGGCGCCCTCTGGACCCGCGGAGGGCATCAACCTGTACCGCCCGGGGACCAGCCCCCTCAAGCAGGGCATCATCGTCCCCGAGAACTTCGAGCTGCCTCCCGGCTTCGTGCGCCACTACCAGTCCACGGACAACGGCGAGGGCATCAAGCCGATCCTCATGTTCCATCCGGACTACAAGCCGGTGGACTCCAAGGGAGCGCCGGTCGAGCTGCCCTCCAACCGGGTCGTCCCACCCGAGCTGGCGCCTCGGGGCATGCCCATCGAGATCCTGGAGCTGCCCGAAGGGCCAGAGGGAGTGGAGCCCATTCCATGAGCGCGATGGGGGTCCGCGCGAAGCGCCTGGCGCTCCTGCTGCTCGGCGTGGCGGGCACCGCGGGCCTGCTGTGGTTGTTCGGCAGCCAGGAGCCCCTCTGGGTCTCGGCCGGCTGGGTGTCGCTCGTCCCCTGGTTGTGGGTGCTGGACCGGGCCACCTCCCGGCGTGAGACGGTGCTCGCGGGCGTGGCCATGGGTTGCGCCTTCAACGCCGCGCTCTTCGGGTGGTTCCCCGGCTCGCTGCAGAGCTACTCCGGGGCGCCCCTGGCGGTGTGCTGGCTCGCCTTCCTGGTGCTGTCGCCCTTCATGGAGTTGCAGTTCATCACCTTCGCGCTGACCCGCTACCACCTGCGGCGCACCACCGAGCAGAGCCCTCGGGCCTTCTGGCGCGTCACGCTCACGGGCGCGCTCGTGTACGTGGGCACCGAATGGGTGAGCCCCAAGCTCTTCGCCGTGACGCTCGGGCAGGGCTTCATCGCCTCCGAGTCCCTGCGCCAGGGCGCCGACATCGCCGGGACGCATGGGCTCACGCTCGTGCTCGTCATCGTCAACGCGTGCGTGCTCGAGGCCGGCAGGGTCCTCATGGCCCACGGTGTGCGCGAGGGCTCGCGGCGCGCACTGGCTCCGGCTGCCGCGGTGGCGGCGCTCGTGCTGGTGTGCTTCGGGTACGGCCAGTTCCGCTACCGGCAGGTGGCCACGCTCGAAGCGCCCAGGCAGCAGCTCTCGGTGGGCGTCGTCCAGGCCAACATCACGAAGTACGAGAAGCTCGCGGCGGAGATGGGCATGTACGACGTGGTCCGGATGATCCTGGACACGCACTACCGGCTCTCGGCCGAGCTGCTCCAGAACCGGAAGCTGGATCTGCTCATCTGGCCCGAGACGGTGTACCCGACGACCTTCGGCACGCCCAAGAGCGATGCGGGCGCCGAGTTCGACGCGGAGATCCGCGAGTTCGTCTCGCGTGGCCAGGTGCCCCTGCTCTTCGGCACGTACGACCTGGAGCAGGAGCGTGAGTACAACGCCGCCATGTTCCTGGGTCCGGGACGCAACGGGGCGCTGGAGCGCTCGGCCTACCGCAAGACGATGCTCTTCCCGCTGACGGAGTGGGTCCCCGAGCTGCTCGACTCGCAGTGGCTGCGCGAGTGGCTGCCCTGGACGGGCTACTGGAAGCGGGGGCCCGGTCCCCAGACGATGGCGCTCCAGCTCGGCGGAGGCCGGGCGATCACCGTCGCGCCCCTCATCTGCTACGAGTCCATCTTCCCCGGCTACGTCGCCGAGGAGGCGCGCCGGGGAGCCGAGCTCATCATCACGCTGTCCAACGACTCGTGGTTCTCGGGGACTCCAGCGCTCAAGCAGCACCTCATGCACGCGGCGTTTCGCAGCATCGAGACGCGGCTGCCGCAGGTGCGCGTCACCAACTCGGGCATCTCCGCCCTCATCAGCCCCACGGGCGAGGTGCTCGCCGAGGTGCCGGACGATCACCGCGCGAGTCTGGCCATGACGGTCCCCCTGTCTCCCCGCGTGCCCACGCTGATGGTGGCCTGGGGGGACTGGCTGGGCCCCACCGCCCTGGTGCTGAGCGGGGTGCTGCTCCTCGCGCCGTGGGTCCTGGCGCGGCGCAAGGCCCGGCAGGCCGTGTCTTCCTGACGGGAACCGCGCCAGGGGTCGTGCCGGAATGTCAGGGGCGCGGTTCCCGGGTGCCAGGCGGTCCCTCGGAGGACCTCCGCGCATGCCGGTTGCATTGCCACACCACATGCGTTGGTGGAAGCTCGTGTCCGCGATTCTCGCCCTCGTCCTCGCGGCCTGCATCGCCTTGTTCCTGGGCCCGCTGTTGCCCTCCGGCATGAGTCTGGAGTGCCACGACATGTGGTTCGGGCCGCCCCGCGTCCTCTATGCCTTCCTGATCGTCTGCGTCGCCCTCCTGGGCATGCTGCTGTCTGGCGGTGTCCTCGCGCTTCCCCGGCTGGGACCCTGGCTCCGCACATGGGGACCCCCGCTCGTCACCGGGGCCGCGCTCCTGCTCCTCGCCGCCTTCGTCCTCTACCGGCTCAACGAGAGGAACTTCTCGCTCCTCTCGCCCGGCGGACGCGACCGCACCGGGAACGACCACGGCAAGTGCCCGCGCCTGCACCTCCGTTACTGCGCGATCGCGGCGGTGGCCCTGTGGGGCGCCACCCTGCCGCTCTTCGTCTCTCGGCTCCGCTCCTGGCGCTGGTCCCTGCTCTCGCTGTTCTCCGCCAGCGCCGTCTGCCTCTTCTTTCTCTGGCGCGTGGGTTCACTCGACGACTTCACCGCACTGCCGTCCGAGGAGGACTGGCGGTATCTCGCCTGGTTCATCCATGCCCGGTTGTTCAAGGCGTGACCCCGGCCGCCTCCCCGGATTGGCCACGCGAAAGACCGGCCCTAGGCTAGGCTCGCGCGGCGAATCCACCAGGGGAGCCCATGTCAGCACCCACGCGAGACAACGGTGAGGATGCACTCGAGGGACTCCCTCGGGCCGGCCCCAGGAAGTTCTCGACGACGCGCTGGAGTCTGGTCCTCGCCGCGGGCCATGGCACCTCGTCCGAGGCGCACGAGGCCCTGTCCACGCTGTGCGGGCTCTACTGGTACCCGCTCTATGCCTTCACCCGGCGCCAGGGACGCGGACCCGAGGACGCGTGTGACCTCGTCCAGGGCTTCTTCACACGGCTGCTGGAGAAGAACGACCTCGCCGGCGTGGATCGCCAGCGCGGCCGGTTCCGCGCGTGGCTGCTCGCCTCGCTCAAGCACTACCTCGCCAACGAGTGGAACCGGGAGCGGGCCCAGAAGCGCGGCGGCGGCCTGACGCCCCT
The sequence above is drawn from the Archangium gephyra genome and encodes:
- a CDS encoding ATP-binding protein; amino-acid sequence: MDIRTQSALLASIIGLALGVSMLLRAGRPRVLTLYSVFALTVGGYYLSSFFHSLFSRAESPWVSRVAVGATILLASLVPGAAVAFFLEFLGVSKGTHLLGRRLAVLSAVFGLGVAVSPLALNGWAKLAMGAWVLGALLGSVSLLLRRVSTTESRIERLRLTYLAIGAGAAILFTALDLLERYGLPFPTLGPVFTTLYLFFLAQTLLRLRLMDLHELLGKIASQTVLATILAAVFTVLTVWVDQNNTSLFVFNTVVAAFVVLILLEPLRVKVEEQVVAIFFRERFELLRVLGNARARMAGVIEISELARMVLDALHESGRITHASLYLLAEDRPGYRLLDARGPAPVNFLDTGAARGVLFAVASGQKAVLLENVERRIAVLRQQAVEGKRFRDELKRLNDTRAALLQMKGGITVPLLGNDRVIGFLNMWDERVPEAYASDEIALILEVAERLATALENSKLYEKIRERDRLAALGEMAAGLAHEIRNPLGAIKGAAQCLDPKRLPGEEGEFLEVIVEEVNRLNGVVSAFLDYARPLKQTFGPTDLNEVVTRTVRLIQNAMPPGIELKVEQEESLPRVEADAEQLKQVLINLVQNAMQAMTDTGGTITVKTVRPDRFTDFRSAGDSFVELHVTDTGPGIPQEQQQHIFVPFYTTKQKGTGLGLAICQRIVKNHGGTLSVQSKPGEGATFIIRLPAPPSEPLPLPEPVLMDGTPFPTTRPTEGKMAEGGLPDGGTPPPKPERKPKRDKKRRTG
- the lnt gene encoding apolipoprotein N-acyltransferase; its protein translation is MSAMGVRAKRLALLLLGVAGTAGLLWLFGSQEPLWVSAGWVSLVPWLWVLDRATSRRETVLAGVAMGCAFNAALFGWFPGSLQSYSGAPLAVCWLAFLVLSPFMELQFITFALTRYHLRRTTEQSPRAFWRVTLTGALVYVGTEWVSPKLFAVTLGQGFIASESLRQGADIAGTHGLTLVLVIVNACVLEAGRVLMAHGVREGSRRALAPAAAVAALVLVCFGYGQFRYRQVATLEAPRQQLSVGVVQANITKYEKLAAEMGMYDVVRMILDTHYRLSAELLQNRKLDLLIWPETVYPTTFGTPKSDAGAEFDAEIREFVSRGQVPLLFGTYDLEQEREYNAAMFLGPGRNGALERSAYRKTMLFPLTEWVPELLDSQWLREWLPWTGYWKRGPGPQTMALQLGGGRAITVAPLICYESIFPGYVAEEARRGAELIITLSNDSWFSGTPALKQHLMHAAFRSIETRLPQVRVTNSGISALISPTGEVLAEVPDDHRASLAMTVPLSPRVPTLMVAWGDWLGPTALVLSGVLLLAPWVLARRKARQAVSS
- a CDS encoding RNA polymerase sigma factor codes for the protein MSAPTRDNGEDALEGLPRAGPRKFSTTRWSLVLAAGHGTSSEAHEALSTLCGLYWYPLYAFTRRQGRGPEDACDLVQGFFTRLLEKNDLAGVDRQRGRFRAWLLASLKHYLANEWNRERAQKRGGGLTPLSIDAETAEGLYQHEPSHGLTPEKLYERRWALTLLEHVLSTLEQECTRLGRQPLFEKLRGTLTGDAGQLRYAEVAEALGMSEGAVKVAAHRLRGRYRELLREEIAQTVEQPEDIEDEIRLLLVSLE